In Streptomyces hawaiiensis, one genomic interval encodes:
- a CDS encoding non-ribosomal peptide synthetase: MMQPRARLALISPTRLADVRRRIGDYPDRTITEACAIALSYWATGRSPEGIDLAPGTLFADVLGWVDNGGGAPGGWEISPDGRGITVPDDVTPEDAQLALDDLAEFPDRPLGTIGPSSVEARLRTLAGWNDNRADRARPTIVEMFHEQARARPDAVAVVDEHRSLTYREAAELSSQLAHHLLARGLGSEQVVGISLTRSADMVIGLLAVLQAGCAFVPLDPQWPAARRAVVIADARVVVQLNASGEHDPAEPDAVAVDLGDWRYGSNPKDGTGVTVLGDALAYVIFTSGSTGRPKGAMIRHEAISERLLWQVNEILGFGHDDASLFKAPLSFDISINEIFLPLVCGGRLVVLRPGGERDPHHLLSVIAEQRVTFTYLVSSMLDVLLEMAGDTGRLDSLRHVWCGGEVLTPELYERFRTKLDNVPMYHGYGPAETTIGVSHVIYRGAAERLSTSIGKANPNTQLYVLDDELRPVPVGVGGELYVGGFLLGRGYVGAPGLTASRFVANPFANDGSRLYRTGDLARFAPDGSLDFLGRADNQIKIRGMRLEIEDVEAGLAEHPRVRHTCVVAKKNAAGGTYLIGYVIPAAGSEDLRADEVKAWAGAHMVEYMVPAHIVVMEEFPLTANGKLDRNALPEPTLGTGSLVRPATDDERAVCAAVAEVLRLEEVGVDQDFFQLGGDSILAISLLSALREQGLHVTARQIFTHSTVGALAAVASHEDVSTVDHADVATGTVVGSPIVQWLGETTDAVDGFVQSVVLTTPADLTADALDAILTALVARHDMLRAKLVRGSRWSFDIPEADPAGPGWQQSDLPLDECIALATTGLDPEGGVMLRAVWRPTARQLVLVAHHVVIDGVSWRVLMEDLATAWHRFTSGDPIELPPVGTSFRRWTQLLERAAFDADSSCYRRPLPGEDQPLAHRALSETDTVANERLRTVSVGPEVTAALLNEIPAKFHTGVNDVLLTALAVALARRRRDLGQDQTFAHIELEGHGREAGFVAGSAGFEPELSRTVGWFTTLFPVTVDPGTAADFTAPAYLAAALKAVKEDLARVPDNGISYGALRYLTHSEFDAPAPQVLFNYLGRFAAGASGDWQLAGSTGQLGEKRDPRMRLPRALEFNAIAEPAATGAYELVTTISWPDGMFTDADITTLGDYFRTALAGLAALDQGGHSPSDFPLVPLTQTDVDALDGPSLRDVLPLTPLQEGLYFHSVFDDDSAGAYVEQQLLTLDGEMDADRLTAAATRLLTLFPNLAARFTALPDGRVVSVLENGVEAPFTTLDRPGITDEEIRDLAERDRRAGFDLATGPLMRYTLIRTGSGRNVLVQTVHHIIADGWSVPPMLRALLAEYHAPGTVHPIGGFADYVHWLAARDADESDRVWREELAALPGPSLIAEGHTPSDRFADTAVEPEGDIDSAVREAGVPLSVAVHSAWGLTLGGILRGRDVVFGSTVSGRDAEVPGIEDMVGLFINTIPVRARWVPGTTAADLLSSVRDHQSAVLPHQHVSLARIGRQAGSGSLFDTLVVFDVATDVTSLRRPGDTLTITDLVNEGAPHYPLTLVVERALDGRPRFNLIYDGELLRETTARAILRTFTRTLTGLLAHPDTLVDDLATGAERRPAPITPTTLGGLFDAAARRDPAATAVTQCGLDGAARSLTYGELTAAKDALASALRAAGVGPGKRVAVAVPRSLEQVVALVAIVSAGGAYVPLDLAYPDERLEYILADAAPQVVLVDRDQRDRCTQLLARAGVAARVLVRGEEPPAALTVPSVEPDWHTPAYVIYTSGSTGRPKGVVVPHSSVVSLLAHTQPGMDFGPDDVWVQFHSFSFDFAVWELWGALAHGGELLVPEYGLTRSPVDFHRLVRERGVTVLNQTPSAFYQFIEADRLAGEPLPALRRIIFGGEALDLGRLRGWVERHGTAAPELVNMYGITETTVHVTHRVLTDDDFRPGDDVSPIGGPVPGLVTYLLDDRLRPVPPGREGAIYVAGDQVSLGYLGRPGLTAGRFVANPFAADGSRMYHTGDLAIRTLDGELVFTGRADDQVQLKGFRIELGEVETAIRDFDGVTDAAVTVADTGDHLIAHVVGSVPTDLSARLSSKLPVHMVPGQILTIEALPLTINGKLDRKALAGRPLGGAGNCATSHDASAGEDTALATLVEIFTHTLPGSDVTADTDFFRAGGDSIIAITVVNRARTLGLPLTPRDVFLFKTPRALAEHLGTNTHRPAPAAAHREDGPLPPTPIVLRQRELGGSLTRFAQARTLQAPEGTGYADAVRAANAVVTAHPVLRLRLRTEHGVWTLRTDPAREITVARPDTTDATAVADEAAGQLDPQSGESIAFAWLEASHTLVVTVHHLAVDSVSWLILLDDLTAALRGEALAPPTTSYAEYAEALTLRSARTVDDLGPWITTLQAPELLPAPGALRETTVVLAPDVSDRLTRTAPAALGVGLTELLCGALRTALTRIQPAPTDLAIDLERHGRVPVLAQHDYTRTVGWFTSIAPVRLTPHTDPVAAAREVVERQPDEDGHVAYGRLRYLNPQTAPLLTASPQVLFNYLGRGSESQALHLTGGDQGSPYAVEVNAWTDEATGSLLAEFVLAEGIPDEITEHWRSALQHLADAATTAERTAPVTPLQRGLFFQAQMAGSAGHYVAQNWFTFDRRLDSDALTEAMAHVIARHPVVGAGFGTDDDGNPVQVLKAGRRVDVRTVALTTDAEVDALRARDRDTGFDPGEPPLIRLTVVRLPGDRDGLLLSYHLLLWDGWSREIVLRDLFDAYRALLAGEPLDPTPATPSFEEYARALAAKDPAGSERFWADQLAALPGPTLLAGPAPSFSDDLPQALVHTLSAEQSDLVREAARVHGVTLNSVLTGAFGLLLGAHTGRSEAVFGVTVSGRDGEGLSDIVGVLLNTVPMWTRPRPDDTVRAYLSAVQAARVEAMEHEHLGLGEIQRASGHDTLFDNLFVLQNFLDMDAFAEMNTRHGITSVKADDSTHYPFTWVVTPGDRLTVKLEYRDGDTGNARRLLDDYLSLLEDLARATGPVGALRGLGPMPEPATRTDVGTDTVVDRFDRAADRDPQRVALVAHGSTMTFGELRDHSRAVAGVLAARGIGPETTVGLAIPRSLDWIVALFAVLRVGAAYVPLELDHPDERIAAIVEDAGPDLILTVSTVSPRLTGELIELDRPLPEAEPFVTFAPEDPDRLGHPAYTIYTSGSTGKPKGVVTEYAGLTNMLVNHQRRIFEPVLAQHGHRVFRIAHTVSFAFDMSWEELLWLADGHEVHICDEELRRDAPRLVEYCLEHGIDVVNVTPTYAQQLVAEGLLDNPARRPALVLLGGEAVTPTLWQRLSDTEGTVGYNLYGPTEYTINTLGVGTFECADPVVGVAIDNTDVYVLDPWLRPLPDGVPGELYVSGIGIARGYLGQPAQTAHRFVACPFGEPGERMYRTGDLVVRRPDGNLMYLGRTDQQVKIRGHRVELGEVEAVFAAHPAVRFAAAVAQPDPQVDGAHRLAAYLVLEGAELAAVAAEVGAALPDFLRPTHYAQVDSIPLTVNGKADTKALPEAKPLGALTTVGERGPQTETETAVCEYFAEALDLDDDEVSAVSDFVSLGGHSMLAVRLVGLLRREYGPVITIRDLFTLRTPEAIARHLDDN, from the coding sequence ATGATGCAACCGCGCGCTCGTCTCGCACTGATTTCCCCCACACGCCTGGCCGACGTGCGCCGGCGGATCGGCGACTACCCGGACAGGACCATCACCGAGGCCTGCGCCATCGCCCTGTCGTACTGGGCGACGGGCCGAAGCCCCGAGGGCATCGACCTCGCCCCCGGCACGCTCTTCGCCGACGTCCTCGGCTGGGTCGACAACGGCGGCGGCGCGCCCGGCGGTTGGGAGATCTCCCCGGACGGCCGCGGCATCACCGTCCCCGACGACGTCACGCCCGAGGACGCGCAGCTCGCGCTGGACGACCTGGCCGAGTTCCCGGACCGGCCGCTCGGCACCATCGGTCCGTCCAGCGTCGAGGCCAGGCTGCGGACCCTGGCCGGGTGGAACGACAACCGGGCCGACCGGGCCCGCCCCACCATCGTGGAGATGTTCCACGAGCAGGCGCGTGCCCGGCCGGACGCCGTGGCGGTCGTCGACGAGCACCGGTCACTGACCTACCGTGAAGCGGCCGAGCTCTCCAGCCAGTTGGCCCATCACCTGCTCGCCCGCGGACTCGGCTCCGAGCAGGTCGTGGGAATCTCCCTGACCCGCTCCGCCGACATGGTCATCGGGCTGCTCGCCGTGCTCCAGGCCGGGTGCGCCTTCGTACCGCTCGATCCGCAGTGGCCCGCCGCGCGCCGGGCCGTCGTCATCGCCGACGCCCGGGTCGTCGTCCAGCTCAACGCCTCGGGCGAGCACGACCCGGCCGAACCGGACGCCGTGGCCGTCGACCTCGGTGACTGGCGGTACGGCTCCAACCCGAAGGACGGGACCGGCGTCACGGTCCTCGGCGACGCACTGGCCTACGTGATCTTCACGTCCGGTTCGACCGGGCGGCCCAAGGGCGCGATGATCCGTCACGAGGCGATCAGCGAACGCCTGCTGTGGCAGGTGAACGAGATCCTCGGCTTCGGCCACGACGACGCCTCCCTGTTCAAGGCGCCGCTGTCCTTCGACATCTCCATCAACGAGATCTTCCTGCCCCTGGTCTGCGGCGGCCGGCTCGTCGTCCTGCGGCCCGGCGGCGAACGCGACCCGCACCACCTGCTGAGCGTCATCGCCGAACAGCGCGTCACCTTCACGTATCTGGTGTCCTCCATGCTGGACGTGCTGCTGGAGATGGCCGGCGACACCGGCCGCCTGGACAGCCTGCGGCATGTGTGGTGCGGCGGGGAGGTGCTCACCCCCGAGCTGTACGAGCGGTTCCGCACCAAGCTCGACAACGTCCCCATGTACCACGGCTACGGCCCCGCAGAGACGACCATCGGCGTCTCGCACGTCATCTACCGGGGCGCCGCGGAACGCCTGTCGACATCCATCGGCAAGGCCAACCCCAACACCCAGCTCTACGTCCTGGACGACGAACTGCGCCCGGTCCCGGTCGGCGTCGGCGGCGAACTGTACGTCGGCGGCTTCCTCCTGGGCCGCGGCTACGTGGGCGCACCCGGCCTGACCGCCTCCCGCTTCGTCGCCAACCCCTTCGCGAACGACGGCTCCCGCCTCTACCGCACCGGCGACCTCGCCCGCTTCGCCCCCGACGGATCGCTGGACTTCCTCGGCCGCGCCGACAACCAGATCAAGATCCGCGGCATGCGACTGGAGATCGAGGACGTCGAGGCCGGTCTCGCCGAACACCCCCGCGTACGGCACACCTGCGTCGTCGCCAAGAAGAACGCGGCCGGCGGCACCTACCTCATCGGCTACGTCATACCCGCCGCCGGCAGCGAGGACCTGCGGGCCGACGAGGTCAAGGCGTGGGCCGGCGCGCACATGGTCGAGTACATGGTGCCCGCCCACATCGTGGTGATGGAGGAGTTCCCGCTCACCGCCAACGGCAAGCTCGACCGGAACGCGCTGCCCGAGCCCACTCTCGGAACGGGCTCGCTCGTCCGCCCCGCCACCGACGACGAACGCGCGGTGTGCGCCGCGGTCGCGGAGGTGCTGCGCCTCGAAGAAGTCGGCGTCGACCAGGACTTCTTCCAGCTCGGCGGCGACAGCATCCTCGCCATCTCCCTGCTGAGCGCACTGCGCGAACAGGGCCTGCACGTCACGGCACGGCAGATCTTCACCCACAGCACCGTGGGCGCGCTGGCAGCGGTCGCGAGCCACGAGGACGTCTCCACCGTCGACCACGCCGACGTCGCCACCGGCACCGTCGTGGGCTCACCCATCGTGCAGTGGCTCGGCGAGACCACGGACGCCGTCGACGGCTTCGTCCAGTCGGTGGTGCTCACCACCCCCGCAGACCTGACCGCGGACGCCCTCGACGCGATCCTCACCGCCCTCGTCGCCCGGCACGACATGCTCCGCGCCAAGCTGGTGCGCGGCAGCCGCTGGAGCTTCGACATCCCCGAGGCGGACCCGGCCGGGCCGGGATGGCAGCAGAGCGACCTGCCGCTCGACGAGTGCATCGCCCTCGCCACCACCGGACTGGACCCCGAGGGCGGCGTGATGCTCCGCGCCGTCTGGCGCCCCACGGCACGCCAACTCGTCCTCGTCGCCCACCACGTGGTCATCGACGGCGTCTCCTGGCGCGTCCTGATGGAGGACCTGGCCACCGCCTGGCACCGGTTCACCTCGGGTGACCCCATCGAACTCCCCCCGGTGGGCACGTCCTTCCGGCGCTGGACCCAACTGCTGGAACGCGCCGCCTTCGACGCCGACAGCTCCTGCTACCGGCGCCCCCTGCCCGGCGAGGACCAGCCGCTGGCCCACCGCGCCCTGTCCGAGACGGACACCGTCGCGAACGAACGCCTGCGGACCGTCTCGGTCGGCCCCGAGGTCACGGCCGCGCTGCTGAACGAGATCCCCGCGAAGTTCCACACCGGCGTCAACGACGTCCTGCTCACCGCGCTCGCCGTCGCCCTCGCCCGACGGCGCCGCGACCTCGGCCAGGACCAGACCTTCGCCCACATCGAACTCGAAGGCCACGGCCGCGAAGCCGGGTTCGTGGCGGGCTCCGCCGGCTTCGAGCCGGAACTGTCGCGCACCGTGGGCTGGTTCACCACCCTCTTCCCGGTGACCGTCGACCCCGGCACGGCGGCCGACTTCACCGCCCCCGCCTACCTGGCCGCCGCGCTCAAGGCGGTCAAGGAGGACCTCGCCCGGGTACCGGACAACGGCATCTCCTACGGCGCCCTGCGCTACCTCACCCACAGCGAGTTCGACGCCCCTGCCCCCCAGGTGCTCTTCAACTACCTCGGCCGCTTCGCCGCCGGTGCCTCCGGCGACTGGCAACTCGCGGGCAGCACCGGCCAGCTGGGCGAGAAGCGCGACCCGCGGATGCGCCTGCCGCGCGCCCTGGAGTTCAACGCGATCGCCGAACCCGCCGCCACCGGCGCGTACGAACTGGTCACCACCATCTCCTGGCCCGACGGCATGTTCACCGACGCCGACATCACGACACTCGGCGACTACTTCCGCACGGCCCTGGCCGGACTCGCCGCACTCGACCAGGGCGGCCACTCGCCCAGCGACTTCCCCCTGGTACCGCTCACCCAGACCGACGTCGACGCCCTGGACGGCCCGTCGCTGCGGGACGTCCTGCCGCTGACACCGCTCCAGGAAGGCCTCTACTTCCACTCGGTCTTCGACGACGACTCCGCGGGCGCCTACGTCGAGCAGCAACTCCTCACGCTGGACGGCGAGATGGACGCCGACCGGCTCACGGCGGCGGCCACCCGGCTGCTCACCCTGTTCCCGAACCTGGCCGCGCGCTTCACGGCCCTCCCCGACGGCCGTGTGGTCTCCGTCCTGGAGAACGGAGTCGAGGCCCCCTTCACCACGCTGGACCGCCCCGGCATCACCGACGAGGAGATACGCGACCTCGCCGAACGGGACCGCCGCGCCGGCTTCGACCTGGCCACCGGCCCCCTCATGCGGTACACGCTCATCCGCACCGGCTCCGGGCGGAACGTCCTGGTGCAGACCGTGCACCACATCATCGCCGACGGCTGGTCCGTGCCGCCCATGCTCCGCGCGCTGCTCGCCGAGTACCACGCCCCCGGCACCGTCCACCCCATCGGCGGCTTCGCGGACTACGTGCACTGGCTCGCCGCCCGCGACGCCGACGAGAGCGACCGCGTCTGGCGCGAGGAACTCGCCGCACTGCCCGGCCCCTCGCTGATCGCCGAGGGCCACACCCCCTCCGACCGCTTCGCCGACACCGCCGTGGAGCCCGAGGGCGACATCGACTCCGCCGTCCGCGAGGCCGGCGTGCCGCTGAGCGTCGCCGTGCACAGCGCCTGGGGCCTCACTCTGGGCGGCATCCTCCGGGGCCGGGACGTGGTGTTCGGCTCCACGGTCTCCGGCCGCGACGCCGAGGTGCCCGGCATCGAGGACATGGTGGGCCTGTTCATCAACACCATCCCGGTACGCGCCCGTTGGGTCCCCGGCACCACGGCGGCCGACCTGCTCTCCTCGGTGCGCGACCACCAGAGCGCGGTCCTGCCGCACCAGCACGTCTCCCTCGCGCGCATCGGCCGCCAAGCGGGCTCCGGCTCCCTCTTCGACACCCTCGTGGTGTTCGACGTAGCCACCGACGTGACGTCCCTGCGGAGGCCGGGCGACACACTGACCATCACGGACCTCGTCAACGAGGGCGCCCCGCACTATCCGCTGACGCTGGTGGTCGAGCGCGCACTCGACGGCCGCCCGCGCTTCAACCTCATCTACGACGGCGAACTCCTGCGCGAGACCACCGCCCGGGCGATCCTGCGCACGTTCACCCGGACCCTGACCGGCCTGCTCGCGCACCCGGACACCCTGGTCGACGACCTGGCAACGGGAGCCGAACGACGCCCCGCCCCGATCACCCCGACCACCCTGGGCGGACTGTTCGACGCCGCCGCCCGCCGCGACCCGGCGGCCACCGCCGTCACCCAGTGCGGCCTCGACGGGGCCGCCCGTTCCCTCACCTACGGCGAACTGACCGCCGCGAAGGACGCCCTGGCCTCCGCCCTGCGCGCGGCCGGAGTCGGCCCGGGCAAGCGGGTCGCCGTGGCCGTCCCGCGCTCCCTGGAGCAGGTCGTCGCCCTCGTCGCGATCGTCAGTGCGGGCGGCGCGTACGTCCCGCTGGACCTGGCGTACCCGGACGAACGGCTGGAGTACATCCTCGCCGACGCGGCCCCGCAGGTCGTCCTCGTCGACCGTGACCAGCGCGACCGCTGCACGCAACTTTTGGCCCGGGCGGGAGTGGCCGCCCGTGTGCTGGTGCGGGGCGAAGAGCCCCCGGCCGCCCTCACGGTCCCCAGTGTCGAGCCCGACTGGCACACCCCGGCCTACGTGATCTACACCTCCGGATCCACGGGCCGCCCCAAGGGCGTCGTCGTCCCGCACTCCAGCGTGGTGTCGCTCCTCGCCCACACGCAGCCCGGCATGGACTTCGGCCCCGACGACGTCTGGGTCCAGTTCCACTCCTTCTCCTTCGACTTCGCCGTCTGGGAGCTGTGGGGCGCGCTCGCGCACGGCGGCGAGCTGCTGGTGCCCGAGTACGGGCTGACGCGCTCCCCGGTCGACTTCCACCGGCTGGTCCGCGAGCGGGGCGTGACCGTGCTCAACCAGACCCCGTCGGCCTTCTACCAGTTCATCGAGGCCGACCGGCTCGCCGGCGAACCACTGCCCGCACTGCGCCGGATCATCTTCGGCGGCGAAGCCCTGGACCTCGGACGCCTGCGCGGCTGGGTCGAGCGGCACGGCACGGCCGCCCCTGAGCTGGTCAACATGTATGGCATCACCGAGACCACCGTCCACGTCACCCACCGGGTGCTGACCGACGACGACTTCCGTCCCGGCGACGACGTCAGCCCCATCGGCGGCCCGGTCCCCGGCCTGGTCACCTACCTCCTCGACGACCGTCTCCGCCCGGTGCCGCCGGGCCGGGAGGGCGCCATCTACGTCGCCGGCGACCAGGTGTCACTCGGCTACCTGGGCAGGCCCGGCCTCACGGCGGGCCGCTTCGTGGCGAACCCCTTCGCGGCCGACGGCTCCCGCATGTACCACACGGGCGACCTCGCCATCCGCACCCTCGACGGCGAGCTGGTCTTCACCGGCCGCGCCGACGACCAGGTCCAACTCAAGGGGTTCCGGATCGAGTTGGGCGAGGTGGAGACCGCGATCAGAGACTTCGACGGCGTGACCGACGCGGCGGTGACGGTGGCGGACACCGGCGACCACCTGATCGCACACGTGGTGGGCAGCGTGCCGACCGACCTGAGCGCCCGCCTGTCGTCCAAGCTGCCCGTCCACATGGTCCCGGGCCAGATCCTCACCATCGAGGCCCTACCGCTGACGATCAACGGCAAGCTGGATCGAAAGGCCCTGGCTGGACGTCCCCTTGGGGGCGCGGGGAACTGCGCGACAAGCCACGACGCGTCCGCAGGTGAAGACACAGCACTTGCCACGCTGGTCGAGATCTTCACTCACACACTGCCCGGCTCAGACGTAACCGCCGACACCGACTTCTTCCGCGCCGGAGGCGACAGCATCATCGCCATCACGGTGGTGAACAGGGCCCGGACACTGGGCCTGCCCCTCACCCCCAGGGACGTCTTTCTGTTCAAGACGCCCCGCGCCCTGGCGGAACACCTGGGTACGAACACACACCGCCCCGCACCGGCGGCAGCCCACCGCGAGGACGGCCCACTGCCCCCCACTCCGATCGTTCTCCGCCAACGCGAACTCGGCGGCTCCCTCACCCGCTTCGCCCAGGCCAGGACCCTCCAGGCCCCCGAAGGCACCGGCTACGCCGACGCCGTACGCGCCGCGAACGCCGTGGTCACCGCCCACCCGGTCCTGCGGCTGAGGCTCCGGACAGAGCACGGCGTGTGGACCCTCCGCACCGACCCCGCCCGCGAGATCACCGTCGCTCGCCCGGACACCACCGATGCGACAGCTGTCGCTGACGAGGCCGCCGGACAACTCGACCCCCAGTCCGGTGAGTCCATCGCCTTCGCATGGCTGGAGGCGAGCCACACCCTCGTCGTCACCGTGCACCACCTGGCCGTCGACTCGGTGTCCTGGCTGATCCTGCTCGACGACCTGACAGCGGCCCTGCGCGGCGAGGCCCTGGCCCCGCCGACCACCTCCTACGCCGAGTACGCCGAAGCCCTGACCCTCCGGTCGGCCCGTACCGTCGACGACCTCGGCCCATGGATCACCACGCTCCAGGCCCCCGAACTGCTGCCCGCCCCCGGCGCACTGCGCGAGACCACCGTCGTCCTCGCCCCCGACGTGAGCGACCGCCTCACCCGCACCGCGCCCGCCGCACTCGGCGTCGGCCTCACCGAGCTGCTGTGCGGCGCCCTGCGCACCGCGCTGACCCGGATCCAGCCGGCGCCCACCGACCTCGCGATCGACCTGGAGCGGCACGGCCGGGTCCCGGTCCTCGCACAGCACGACTACACCCGTACGGTCGGCTGGTTCACCTCCATCGCGCCCGTACGGCTCACCCCGCACACCGACCCCGTCGCCGCCGCTCGCGAGGTCGTCGAGCGCCAGCCGGACGAGGACGGACACGTCGCCTACGGCCGGCTCCGCTACCTCAACCCGCAGACGGCCCCGCTGCTGACCGCCAGCCCGCAGGTACTGTTCAACTACCTCGGCCGGGGCAGCGAGTCCCAGGCGCTGCACCTCACCGGCGGCGACCAGGGCAGTCCGTACGCCGTCGAGGTCAACGCGTGGACCGACGAGGCCACGGGAAGCCTGCTCGCCGAGTTCGTCCTCGCCGAGGGCATCCCCGACGAGATCACCGAGCACTGGCGCAGCGCGCTCCAGCACCTGGCGGACGCCGCGACGACAGCCGAGCGCACCGCGCCGGTCACCCCGCTCCAGCGCGGCCTGTTCTTCCAGGCCCAGATGGCGGGCTCGGCCGGACACTACGTCGCGCAGAACTGGTTCACCTTCGACCGGCGCCTGGACAGCGACGCGCTGACCGAGGCCATGGCCCACGTGATCGCGCGGCACCCGGTCGTCGGCGCCGGCTTCGGCACCGACGACGACGGCAACCCGGTGCAGGTCCTCAAGGCCGGCCGACGGGTCGACGTCCGTACGGTGGCCCTGACGACGGACGCGGAGGTCGACGCGCTGCGCGCCCGGGACCGTGACACAGGCTTCGACCCGGGCGAGCCGCCGCTGATCCGGCTGACCGTCGTGCGACTGCCCGGCGACCGGGACGGCCTGCTGCTCAGCTACCACCTGCTGCTGTGGGACGGCTGGTCCCGCGAGATCGTCCTGCGCGACCTGTTCGACGCCTACCGCGCCCTTCTCGCGGGCGAGCCGCTCGACCCGACGCCGGCCACGCCGAGCTTCGAGGAGTACGCCCGGGCGCTCGCCGCCAAGGACCCGGCCGGGTCGGAGCGCTTCTGGGCGGACCAGCTGGCCGCTCTGCCCGGCCCGACGCTGCTCGCCGGACCGGCGCCGTCGTTCTCGGACGACCTGCCGCAGGCCCTCGTGCACACCCTGTCCGCCGAGCAGTCCGACCTGGTGCGGGAAGCGGCCCGGGTGCACGGCGTCACCCTGAACTCGGTGCTGACGGGCGCGTTCGGCCTGCTGCTCGGCGCGCACACCGGCCGCAGCGAAGCCGTGTTCGGTGTGACCGTCTCCGGCCGCGACGGGGAGGGGCTGTCCGACATCGTCGGCGTGCTGCTCAACACCGTGCCGATGTGGACCCGGCCCCGCCCGGACGACACGGTCCGCGCCTACCTGTCGGCCGTCCAGGCTGCCCGGGTCGAGGCGATGGAGCACGAGCACCTCGGGCTCGGCGAGATCCAGCGCGCCAGCGGTCACGACACCCTGTTCGACAATCTGTTCGTGCTCCAGAACTTCCTGGACATGGACGCGTTCGCCGAGATGAACACCCGGCACGGCATCACCTCGGTCAAGGCCGATGACTCCACCCACTATCCCTTCACCTGGGTCGTCACCCCCGGCGACCGGCTCACGGTCAAACTGGAGTACCGCGACGGCGACACCGGGAACGCCCGCCGTCTCCTCGACGACTACCTGAGCCTGCTCGAGGACCTGGCCCGGGCGACCGGGCCGGTCGGCGCGCTGCGGGGCCTGGGTCCGATGCCCGAGCCGGCCACGCGCACGGACGTCGGCACGGACACCGTCGTCGACCGGTTCGACCGGGCGGCGGACCGCGACCCGCAGCGGGTGGCGCTCGTCGCCCACGGCTCGACGATGACCTTCGGCGAACTGCGGGACCACAGCCGGGCCGTGGCGGGTGTGCTCGCCGCGCGCGGCATCGGCCCCGAGACGACCGTGGGCCTGGCGATCCCGCGCTCCCTCGACTGGATCGTGGCGCTGTTCGCCGTCCTGCGCGTCGGTGCCGCGTACGTGCCGCTGGAGCTGGACCACCCGGACGAGCGGATCGCCGCCATCGTCGAGGACGCCGGGCCGGACCTGATCCTCACCGTGAGCACCGTGTCACCCCGGCTGACCGGCGAGCTGATCGAACTCGACCGGCCGCTCCCCGAGGCCGAGCCGTTCGTGACGTTCGCGCCGGAGGACCCGGACCGGCTGGGCCACCCCGCGTACACGATCTACACCTCCGGCTCGACCGGGAAGCCCAAAGGCGTGGTGACCGAGTACGCCGGTCTCACCAACATGCTGGTCAACCATCAGCGCCGGATCTTCGAGCCGGTGCTGGCGCAGCACGGCCACCGGGTCTTCCGGATCGCGCACACCGTGTCGTTCGCGTTCGACATGTCGTGGGAGGAGCTGCTGTGGCTCGCCGACGGCCACGAAGTGCACATCTGCGACGAGGAGTTGCGCCGCGACGCGCCCCGGCTGGTCGAGTACTGCCTGGAGCACGGCATCGACGTCGTCAATGTGACCCCGACCTACGCGCAGCAGCTGGTGGCCGAGGGCCTGCTCGACAACCCGGCACGGCGGCCCGCGCTGGTGCTGCTCGGCGGTGAAGCCGTCACGCCGACGCTGTGGCAGCGCCTCTCCGACACCGAGGGCACGGTCGGCTACAACCTGTACGGGCCCACCGAGTACACCATCAACACCCTCGGCGTCGGCACGTTCGAGTGCGCGGACCCGGTGGTGGGCGTGGCCATCGACAACACGGACGTGTACGTCCTGGACCCCTGGCTGCGGCCCCTTCCGGACGGCGTCCCCGGCGAGCTGTACGTGTCGGGCATCGGCATCGCGCGCGGCTACCTCGGGCAGCCCGCCCAGACCGCGCACCGCTTCGTCGCCTGCCCGTTCGGCGAGCCCGGCGAGCGCATGTACCGCACCGGCGACCTGGTGGTCCGCCGGCCGGACGGCAACCTGATGTACCTGGGCCGCACCGACCAGCAGGTCAAGATCCGCGGCCACCGGGTCGAACTCGGCGAGGTCGAGGCGGTGTTCGCGGCGCACCCGGCCGTGCGGTTCGCCGCCGCGGTCGCCCAGCCCGACCCGCAGGTCGACGGCGCCCACCGGCTGGCCGCCTACCTGGTGCTGGAGGGCGCTGAGCTGGCGGCCGTCGCCGCCGAAGTGGGCGCCGCACTGCCGGACTTCCTGCGGCCCACGCACTACGCACAGGTCGACAGCATCCCACTGACGGTGAACGGGAAGGCCGACACCAAGGCGCTGCCCGAGGCCAAGCCGCTGGGCGCGCTGACCACGGTGGGGGAGCGCGGCCCGCAGACCGAGACCGAGACCGCGGTGTGCGAGTACTTCGCCGAGGCACTTGATCTTGACGACGACGAGGTGAGCGCGGTGAGCGACTTCGTGTCCCTCGGGGGACACTCCATGCTGGCGGTACGGCTCGTCGGGCTGCTCCGCCGCGAGTACGGTCCCGTGATCACGATCCGCGATCTGTTCACCCTGCGAACCCCGGAAGCGATTGCCCGCCATCTCGATGACAACTGA